One window from the genome of Streptomyces sp. NBC_00287 encodes:
- a CDS encoding DMT family transporter codes for MGYLTLAGAIAAEVAATTAMKYSAGFSKLWPSLLTALGYVVSFTLLAQTLKTVGIGAAYAIWAGVGTASIAVIGLLAFGEALTFAKVTGILLIIAGVVVLNLGGAH; via the coding sequence ATGGGATACCTGACGCTCGCCGGTGCCATCGCCGCCGAGGTGGCCGCGACCACCGCCATGAAGTACAGCGCCGGTTTCAGCAAGCTCTGGCCCTCGCTGCTGACCGCGCTCGGTTACGTCGTCTCCTTCACGCTGCTCGCCCAGACCCTGAAGACCGTCGGTATCGGCGCCGCCTACGCGATCTGGGCCGGCGTCGGCACCGCGAGCATCGCCGTCATCGGGCTCCTGGCCTTCGGCGAGGCGCTCACCTTCGCCAAGGTCACGGGGATCCTGCTGATAATCGCGGGGGTCGTCGTCCTGAACCTGGGAGG
- a CDS encoding ABC transporter ATP-binding protein: MRTEPVVQVQALVKRYGTKTAVNGLDLVARAGVTAVLGPNGAGKTTTVETCEGYRKPDSGTARVLGLDPVRQSGELRPRIGVMLQSGGVYSGARADEMLRHVAKLHADPLDVDALIERLGLGSCGRTTYRRLSGGQQQRLALAMAVVGRPELVFLDEPTAGLDPQARRATWDLVRDLRTDGVSVILTTHYMDEAEQLADDVAIIDAGRVIAQGSPEELCRGGAENTLRFIGRPGLDVGSLLKALPADCTAAELTPGSYRVGGKVDPQLLATVTSWCAQHGVMPEKISVERHTLEDVFLELTGKELRS, translated from the coding sequence ATGCGAACTGAGCCCGTGGTCCAAGTCCAGGCCCTGGTGAAGCGGTACGGCACAAAGACCGCGGTGAACGGCCTCGACCTGGTGGCCCGGGCGGGTGTGACCGCCGTACTCGGACCCAACGGCGCGGGCAAGACGACCACGGTCGAGACCTGCGAGGGGTACCGCAAGCCGGACTCCGGGACAGCGCGCGTCCTTGGCCTTGACCCGGTGCGACAGTCCGGTGAGCTCCGCCCCCGGATCGGCGTCATGCTCCAGTCCGGAGGCGTCTACTCCGGCGCCCGGGCCGACGAGATGCTCCGCCATGTGGCCAAGCTGCACGCCGACCCGCTGGACGTGGACGCCCTCATAGAGCGGCTCGGCCTCGGCAGCTGCGGGCGGACCACGTACCGGCGCCTCTCCGGCGGCCAGCAGCAGCGCCTCGCGCTGGCGATGGCCGTAGTGGGCCGCCCTGAACTGGTGTTCCTGGACGAGCCGACGGCGGGCCTCGACCCGCAGGCGCGCCGCGCGACCTGGGACCTGGTCCGGGATCTGCGTACGGACGGCGTGTCCGTGATTCTCACGACCCATTACATGGACGAGGCCGAGCAGCTCGCCGACGACGTGGCGATCATCGACGCGGGCCGGGTCATCGCCCAGGGCTCCCCCGAGGAGCTGTGCCGCGGCGGCGCCGAGAACACCCTGCGCTTCATCGGCCGCCCCGGCCTGGACGTCGGCTCCCTGCTCAAGGCCCTCCCCGCCGACTGCACGGCCGCGGAACTGACCCCGGGCTCGTACCGGGTGGGCGGCAAGGTCGACCCGCAACTGCTCGCGACGGTCACCTCCTGGTGCGCGCAGCACGGGGTGATGCCGGAGAAGATCTCGGTGGAACGGCACACCCTCGAAGACGTCTTTCTTGAGCTGACCGGCAAGGAGCTGCGCTCGTGA
- the sufB gene encoding Fe-S cluster assembly protein SufB, with protein sequence MTLPTETAHPELEGLGKYEYGWADSDTAGASAKRGINEDVVRDISAKKSEPEWMTKLRLKGLRLFDKKPMPNWGSDLSGIDFDNIKYFVRSTEKQAESWEDLPEDIKNTYDKLGIPEAEKQRLVAGVAAQYESEVVYHQIREDLEEQGVIFLDTDTALKEHPELFKEYFGTVIPVGDNKFASLNTAVWSGGSFIYVPPGVHVEIPLQAYFRINTENMGQFERTLIIVDEGAYVHYVEGCTAPIYKSDSLHSAVVEIIVKKNARCRYTTIQNWSNNVYNLVTKRAVAYEGATMEWIDGNIGSKVTMKYPAVYLMGEHAKGETLSIAFAGEGQHQDAGSKMVHMAPNTSSNIVSKSVARGGGRTSYRGLVEIGEGAHGSKSNVLCDALLVDTISRSDTYPYVDVREDDVSMGHEATVSKVSEDQLFYLMSRGLSEFEAMAMIVRGFVEPIAKELPMEYALELNRLIELQMEGAVG encoded by the coding sequence ATGACTCTCCCCACGGAGACTGCCCACCCCGAGCTCGAGGGACTGGGTAAGTACGAATACGGCTGGGCCGACTCCGACACGGCCGGCGCCTCTGCCAAGCGCGGCATCAACGAGGACGTCGTCCGCGACATCTCGGCGAAGAAGTCCGAGCCGGAGTGGATGACGAAGCTCCGTCTCAAGGGCCTGCGCCTGTTCGACAAGAAGCCCATGCCGAACTGGGGCTCGGACCTTTCGGGCATCGACTTCGACAACATCAAGTACTTCGTACGCTCCACGGAGAAGCAGGCGGAGTCCTGGGAGGACCTGCCCGAGGACATCAAGAACACCTACGACAAGCTGGGCATCCCGGAGGCCGAGAAGCAGCGCCTCGTCGCCGGTGTCGCCGCCCAGTACGAGTCGGAGGTCGTCTACCACCAGATCCGCGAGGACCTGGAGGAGCAGGGCGTCATCTTCCTCGACACCGACACGGCTCTGAAGGAGCACCCGGAGCTCTTCAAGGAGTACTTCGGCACCGTCATCCCCGTCGGTGACAACAAGTTCGCTTCGCTGAACACCGCCGTGTGGTCCGGTGGGTCGTTCATCTACGTGCCGCCGGGCGTGCACGTCGAGATTCCGCTCCAGGCCTACTTCCGTATCAACACGGAGAACATGGGCCAGTTCGAGCGGACCCTGATCATCGTCGACGAGGGTGCCTATGTGCACTACGTCGAGGGCTGCACCGCGCCGATCTACAAGTCGGACTCGCTGCACTCCGCGGTCGTCGAGATCATCGTCAAGAAGAACGCCCGCTGCCGTTACACGACCATCCAGAACTGGTCGAACAACGTCTACAACCTGGTCACCAAGCGCGCCGTGGCGTACGAGGGCGCGACCATGGAGTGGATCGACGGCAACATCGGCTCCAAGGTGACCATGAAGTACCCGGCCGTCTACCTGATGGGCGAGCACGCCAAGGGCGAGACCCTGTCGATCGCCTTCGCGGGCGAGGGCCAGCACCAGGACGCCGGTTCCAAGATGGTCCACATGGCGCCGAACACCTCCTCCAACATCGTGTCGAAGTCCGTGGCGCGTGGTGGCGGTCGTACGTCCTACCGCGGTCTGGTCGAGATCGGCGAGGGCGCCCACGGCTCGAAGTCCAACGTGCTGTGCGACGCGCTGCTGGTGGACACCATCTCCCGCTCCGACACGTACCCGTACGTCGACGTCCGCGAGGACGACGTGTCCATGGGCCACGAGGCAACCGTCTCCAAGGTCTCCGAGGACCAGCTCTTCTACCTGATGAGCCGCGGTCTGAGCGAGTTCGAGGCGATGGCGATGATCGTGCGCGGCTTTGTCGAGCCGATCGCCAAGGAGCTGCCCATGGAGTACGCCCTTGAGCTCAACCGGCTGATCGAGCTGCAGATGGAAGGCGCGGTCGGTTAA
- a CDS encoding ABC transporter permease gives MIMAQAALETKMLLRNGEQLLLTVIIPTLLLVLFSTVDIVDTGEGEAVDFLAPGILALAVMSTAFTGQAIATGFERRYGVLKRLASSPLPRWGLMTAKTLSVLVTEVLQVLLVTVIAFALGWNPQGNPLAVVLLLILGTAAFSGLGLLMAGTLKAEATLAAANLVFLLLLMGGGVIVPLDKFPDAAQDVLGLLPISALSDGLRDVLQYGAGMPWGDLGILAVWAVAGLAAAGKFFRWE, from the coding sequence ATGATCATGGCGCAGGCCGCGCTGGAGACGAAGATGCTCCTGCGCAACGGTGAGCAGCTCCTGCTCACCGTGATCATCCCGACCCTGCTGCTGGTCCTGTTCAGCACCGTGGACATCGTCGATACCGGCGAGGGCGAGGCAGTCGACTTCCTCGCCCCCGGCATCCTCGCGCTCGCGGTGATGTCGACGGCGTTCACGGGCCAGGCCATCGCGACGGGCTTCGAGCGCAGGTACGGCGTCCTGAAGCGCCTCGCCTCCTCCCCGCTCCCCCGCTGGGGCCTGATGACGGCGAAGACGCTGTCGGTCCTGGTCACCGAGGTCCTGCAGGTGCTGCTGGTGACGGTGATCGCCTTCGCGCTCGGCTGGAACCCGCAGGGCAACCCGCTGGCCGTGGTCCTGCTCCTGATCCTGGGCACGGCCGCCTTCTCGGGCCTCGGCCTGCTGATGGCGGGCACCCTCAAGGCGGAGGCCACACTCGCCGCCGCCAACCTGGTCTTCCTGCTGCTGCTCATGGGCGGCGGGGTGATCGTGCCGCTCGACAAGTTCCCGGACGCGGCACAGGACGTACTCGGGCTGCTGCCGATCTCGGCGCTGTCGGACGGGCTGCGGGACGTCTTGCAGTACGGAGCCGGAATGCCGTGGGGTGACCTGGGGATTCTGGCGGTGTGGGCGGTGGCCGGTCTGGCGGCGGCCGGGAAATTCTTCCGGTGGGAGTAG
- the sufD gene encoding Fe-S cluster assembly protein SufD, which translates to MAEAQNTPVGSTTAGQIAVAAESTVATRMSAPPSFDVADFPVPHGREEEWRFTPLERLRGLHDGTAVVTGDGVKVTVEAPAGVVVETVGRDDARLGKAGTPVDRIAAQAYSAFEKAGVVTVPKETVLTEPIRIAVHGEGGVAFAHQVIELGAFAEAVVVIDHTGDAVLAANVDFLLGDGAKLTVVSVQDWDDKAVHVAQHNALIGRDASLKSVVVTFGGDVVRLHPRVQYAGTGGEAELIGLYFTDAGQHQEHRLLVDHNVPHCKSNVIYKGALQGEEAHAVWIGDVLIEAKAEGTDTYEMNRNLVLTDGARVDSVPNLEIETGEIVGAGHASATGRFDDEQLFYLMARGIPEHDARRLVVRGFFAELVQQIGVDDIEERLIAKIEEELEAAVA; encoded by the coding sequence ATGGCTGAGGCTCAGAACACCCCTGTGGGCTCCACCACCGCGGGCCAGATCGCGGTGGCCGCCGAGTCGACCGTCGCCACGCGCATGAGCGCACCCCCGTCCTTCGACGTCGCGGACTTCCCGGTCCCGCACGGCCGCGAGGAAGAGTGGCGGTTCACTCCGCTGGAGCGGCTGCGCGGGCTGCACGACGGCACCGCCGTCGTCACCGGCGACGGCGTGAAGGTCACCGTCGAGGCGCCCGCGGGTGTCGTCGTCGAGACCGTCGGCCGCGACGACGCACGGCTCGGCAAGGCGGGCACCCCGGTGGACCGCATCGCCGCCCAGGCGTACTCGGCGTTCGAAAAGGCCGGTGTCGTCACCGTCCCCAAGGAGACGGTCCTCACCGAGCCGATCCGTATCGCCGTGCACGGCGAGGGCGGGGTCGCCTTCGCCCACCAGGTCATCGAGCTGGGGGCGTTCGCCGAGGCCGTCGTCGTCATCGACCACACCGGTGACGCCGTGCTCGCCGCCAACGTCGATTTCCTCCTGGGCGACGGCGCCAAGCTGACCGTCGTCTCCGTCCAGGACTGGGACGACAAGGCCGTGCACGTGGCCCAGCACAACGCGCTGATCGGCCGTGACGCCTCCCTCAAGTCGGTCGTCGTCACCTTCGGCGGCGATGTCGTACGCCTCCACCCGCGCGTCCAGTACGCCGGTACCGGCGGCGAGGCCGAGCTCATCGGCCTGTACTTCACGGACGCCGGCCAGCACCAGGAGCACCGCCTCCTGGTCGACCACAACGTCCCGCACTGCAAGTCCAACGTCATCTACAAGGGCGCGCTGCAGGGCGAGGAAGCCCACGCGGTGTGGATCGGTGACGTGCTCATCGAGGCCAAGGCCGAGGGCACCGACACCTACGAGATGAACCGGAACCTGGTCCTCACCGACGGCGCCCGCGTCGACTCGGTGCCGAACCTGGAGATCGAGACCGGTGAGATCGTCGGCGCCGGCCACGCCTCCGCGACCGGCCGCTTCGACGACGAGCAGCTCTTCTACCTGATGGCCCGCGGCATCCCGGAACACGACGCCCGCCGTCTCGTCGTCCGCGGCTTCTTCGCCGAACTGGTCCAGCAGATCGGTGTCGACGACATCGAGGAGCGGCTCATCGCGAAGATCGAGGAGGAGCTGGAGGCTGCGGTCGCATGA
- a CDS encoding helix-turn-helix transcriptional regulator, translated as MKNVGEAPEELATGERSTRNRVARSILDHGPSTVAELAGRLGLTQAAVRRHLDALVADDVVEAREQRVYGARTRGRPAKVFALTDCGRDAFDQSYDKLAADALRFIQERFGGDEAVVAFARARIAEQATAYREAIEAAAPEQRTEALAKALSVDGYAATARSAPVGEQLCQHHCPVAHVAEKFPQLCEAETEIFSQLLGTHVQRLATIAHGDGVCTTFIPKISHTTDNASASTAGRNPA; from the coding sequence GTGAAAAACGTCGGCGAGGCCCCTGAGGAGCTCGCGACCGGTGAGCGGTCCACCCGCAACCGGGTCGCGCGGTCCATCCTGGACCACGGCCCGTCGACCGTCGCCGAGCTGGCCGGACGGCTGGGTCTCACCCAGGCGGCCGTACGACGGCATCTGGACGCGCTCGTCGCCGACGATGTCGTGGAGGCGCGGGAGCAGCGGGTCTACGGCGCACGCACGCGTGGCCGCCCCGCCAAGGTCTTCGCGCTGACCGACTGCGGACGCGACGCCTTCGACCAGTCGTACGACAAGCTCGCCGCGGACGCCCTGCGCTTCATCCAGGAGCGGTTCGGCGGGGACGAGGCCGTCGTCGCCTTCGCGCGCGCGAGGATCGCCGAGCAGGCGACCGCGTACCGCGAGGCCATCGAGGCGGCAGCCCCCGAGCAGCGGACCGAAGCCCTGGCCAAGGCCCTGAGCGTGGACGGGTACGCTGCTACGGCGCGTAGCGCACCGGTCGGCGAGCAGCTGTGTCAGCACCACTGCCCGGTGGCCCACGTCGCGGAAAAGTTCCCGCAGCTCTGCGAGGCGGAGACCGAGATCTTCTCCCAGCTGCTCGGCACCCACGTCCAGCGACTGGCGACCATCGCGCACGGCGACGGCGTCTGCACGACGTTCATCCCCAAGATTTCCCACACCACTGATAACGCATCTGCAAGCACGGCCGGGAGGAACCCCGCATGA
- a CDS encoding AbfB domain-containing protein encodes MPHNKSRPPQDRPWESGWAPDTSRTPGTRRLWLAGALALATIAACVTAIAVTRRPADDLSHSATPSNSASPPGLISFASPSASTAHSTSPAAEPTPRTSTPRSTRTPTRAEPSATAEPSTASPAPKPTTTWRSVRSVNYPDRHWQMSGDRVVLGSNPSAFKLLKGLAKPSCYSFATADGTYLRHRDFALRAERNDGSHLFAQDATFCPRTASHPGGIMLESVNYPGRYLRHKNFQLRLDPYQSSGLYLADSAFRLEN; translated from the coding sequence ATGCCACACAACAAGTCCCGGCCCCCTCAGGACCGTCCCTGGGAGAGCGGCTGGGCACCGGACACCTCCCGGACACCGGGCACGCGCCGCCTCTGGCTGGCCGGAGCCCTGGCACTGGCCACGATCGCGGCGTGCGTGACGGCAATAGCCGTGACCCGCAGGCCTGCTGACGACCTCTCACACTCGGCGACCCCGTCGAACAGCGCCTCCCCACCCGGCCTGATCTCCTTCGCGAGCCCATCGGCGAGTACGGCGCATTCGACTTCCCCGGCGGCCGAGCCGACCCCGAGGACGAGCACGCCTCGCTCCACCCGGACGCCCACCCGCGCAGAACCCTCGGCGACCGCAGAACCCTCGACCGCGTCACCGGCCCCCAAGCCCACGACGACCTGGCGCTCGGTCCGCTCGGTCAACTACCCGGACCGCCACTGGCAGATGAGCGGCGACCGAGTCGTCCTCGGCTCGAATCCGTCCGCCTTCAAACTGCTCAAGGGCCTGGCCAAGCCCTCCTGCTACTCCTTCGCCACGGCGGACGGCACCTACCTGCGCCACCGCGACTTCGCCCTGCGCGCCGAACGAAACGACGGCTCCCACCTCTTTGCCCAGGACGCCACCTTCTGCCCCCGTACCGCATCCCACCCCGGCGGGATCATGCTGGAGTCGGTGAACTACCCCGGCCGCTACCTACGCCACAAGAACTTCCAACTCCGCCTGGACCCCTACCAGTCGAGCGGCCTCTACCTCGCGGACTCGGCGTTCCGGCTGGAGAACTGA
- the sufC gene encoding Fe-S cluster assembly ATPase SufC, with protein MATLEIRDLHVTVEADNAEKEILKGVDLTVKQGETHAIMGPNGSGKSTLAYSLAGHPKYTITGGTVTLDGEDVLEMSVDERARAGLFLAMQYPVEVPGVSVSNFLRTSATAIRGEAPKLRTWVKEVKEAMERLNMDPAFAERNVNEGFSGGEKKRHEILQLELLKPKVAILDETDSGLDVDALRIVSEGVNRVRETGEVGTLLITHYTRILRYIKPDYVHVFSAGRIVESGGAELADKLENEGYEAYTKGGASE; from the coding sequence ATGGCTACGCTTGAAATCCGAGACCTGCACGTCACCGTCGAGGCCGACAACGCCGAGAAGGAGATCCTCAAGGGCGTCGACCTCACCGTGAAGCAGGGCGAGACGCACGCCATCATGGGCCCCAACGGCTCCGGCAAGTCGACCCTCGCCTACTCCCTCGCGGGTCACCCGAAGTACACGATCACCGGCGGCACCGTCACCCTCGACGGCGAGGACGTCCTGGAGATGTCCGTCGACGAGCGCGCCCGCGCCGGCCTGTTCCTCGCGATGCAGTACCCGGTCGAGGTTCCCGGCGTCTCCGTGTCGAACTTCCTCCGTACCTCCGCCACCGCGATTCGCGGCGAGGCCCCCAAGCTGCGCACCTGGGTGAAGGAGGTCAAGGAGGCCATGGAGCGCCTCAACATGGACCCCGCCTTCGCCGAGCGCAATGTCAACGAGGGCTTCTCCGGCGGTGAGAAGAAGCGCCACGAGATCCTTCAGCTGGAGCTGCTCAAGCCGAAGGTCGCGATCCTCGACGAGACCGACTCCGGCCTCGACGTCGACGCCCTGCGCATCGTCTCCGAGGGCGTCAACCGCGTCCGCGAGACCGGCGAGGTCGGCACCCTGCTGATCACGCACTACACGCGCATCCTGCGCTACATCAAGCCGGACTACGTCCACGTCTTCTCCGCCGGCCGCATCGTCGAGTCCGGCGGCGCCGAGCTCGCCGACAAGCTGGAGAACGAGGGCTACGAGGCTTACACGAAGGGTGGCGCATCCGAGTGA
- a CDS encoding sulfotransferase family protein, with the protein MVTSARPVFVLGCPRSGTTLLQLMLHAHPRIALPPETRFVLPAYEGRLGFGDLRDAGNRAGLARWITGRKETRFHELGLDADTVAERIAGGPPTLGSALGIPLQAYAERHGKVRWGDKRPAYALHMAEILRLFPDAQFVHLVRDGRDCVASLLGMPWWHRGFHEAVATWAQVMDVTRRYARRLGPDSWHELRFEDLVAEPEAQLRELCAYLGEEYAPEMTEPHRMADMAVPARKTWHRRTHGALDVSRTGSWERRLTPDQIRLCDAVLGTRLERNGYALSGAVRPDPAELLHYRKVSALRRAAHARRRMLDRLARVREPGPVAAITG; encoded by the coding sequence GTGGTTACCAGCGCACGTCCCGTCTTCGTCCTCGGCTGCCCTCGGTCCGGGACCACCCTCCTCCAGCTCATGCTGCACGCGCATCCCCGGATAGCGCTTCCGCCCGAGACGCGGTTCGTGCTGCCCGCCTACGAGGGGCGCCTGGGCTTCGGTGATCTGCGGGACGCGGGGAACCGGGCCGGGCTCGCCCGTTGGATCACCGGGCGGAAGGAGACGCGGTTCCATGAGCTGGGGCTGGACGCCGACACCGTGGCCGAACGGATCGCGGGCGGTCCCCCGACCCTGGGCTCGGCGCTCGGCATCCCGCTCCAGGCGTACGCCGAGCGCCACGGCAAGGTCCGCTGGGGCGACAAACGGCCCGCGTACGCCCTGCACATGGCGGAGATCCTGCGGCTCTTCCCGGACGCGCAGTTCGTGCATCTGGTCCGCGACGGACGCGACTGCGTGGCCTCGCTGCTGGGGATGCCCTGGTGGCACCGCGGCTTCCACGAGGCCGTCGCGACCTGGGCGCAGGTCATGGACGTGACGCGCCGGTACGCGCGCAGGCTGGGCCCGGACAGCTGGCACGAACTCCGTTTCGAGGACCTCGTTGCCGAGCCGGAGGCTCAACTGCGCGAACTCTGCGCTTACTTGGGCGAGGAGTACGCCCCCGAGATGACCGAGCCCCACCGCATGGCCGACATGGCCGTACCCGCCCGCAAGACCTGGCACCGGCGCACCCACGGCGCGCTGGACGTCTCACGGACGGGCAGTTGGGAGCGGAGACTGACGCCTGATCAGATACGCCTGTGCGATGCCGTGTTGGGCACACGGCTGGAGCGCAACGGCTATGCGCTCAGCGGAGCCGTCCGCCCCGACCCCGCCGAACTCCTGCACTACCGAAAGGTGTCGGCGCTCCGGCGCGCGGCCCACGCCAGACGGCGGATGCTCGACCGCCTGGCGCGGGTGCGCGAACCGGGGCCGGTGGCCGCGATTACGGGGTGA
- the sufU gene encoding Fe-S cluster assembly sulfur transfer protein SufU — translation MKLDSMYQEVILDHYKHPHGRGLRDGDAEVHHVNPTCGDEITLRVKYDGTKIADVSYEGQGCSISQASASVLNELLVGKDLSDAQKIQETFLELMQSKGRIEPDDAMEEVLEDAVAFAGVSKYPARVKCALLSWMAWKDATAQALGGADAERKTA, via the coding sequence GTGAAGCTGGACTCCATGTACCAGGAAGTCATCCTGGACCACTACAAGCACCCCCATGGGCGTGGTCTGCGGGATGGCGATGCCGAGGTGCACCATGTGAACCCGACGTGCGGCGACGAGATCACCCTGCGCGTGAAGTACGACGGCACGAAGATCGCGGACGTCTCGTACGAGGGCCAGGGCTGCTCGATCAGCCAGGCGAGCGCGTCCGTACTGAATGAACTCCTCGTCGGCAAGGACCTGTCCGACGCGCAGAAGATCCAGGAGACCTTCCTGGAGCTGATGCAGTCCAAGGGCCGGATCGAGCCCGATGACGCGATGGAGGAGGTGCTGGAGGACGCGGTCGCGTTCGCCGGTGTCTCCAAGTACCCGGCCCGGGTCAAGTGCGCTCTCCTGAGCTGGATGGCGTGGAAGGACGCGACGGCCCAGGCCCTGGGCGGAGCCGACGCCGAAAGGAAGACGGCATGA
- a CDS encoding metal-sulfur cluster assembly factor has product MTDTVEMKPASEEEIREALYDVVDPELGIDVVNLGLIYGIHIDDANIATIDMTLTSAACPLTDVIEDQAKSATDGLVNELRINWVWMPPWGPDKITDDGREQLRALGFNV; this is encoded by the coding sequence ATGACCGACACCGTTGAGATGAAGCCGGCCTCGGAAGAAGAGATCCGCGAGGCGCTGTACGACGTCGTCGACCCCGAGCTGGGCATCGACGTCGTCAACCTCGGCCTGATCTACGGCATCCACATCGACGACGCGAACATCGCGACCATCGACATGACCCTGACCTCGGCGGCCTGTCCGCTGACGGATGTCATCGAGGACCAGGCCAAGTCCGCCACGGACGGTCTCGTCAACGAGCTGCGCATCAACTGGGTCTGGATGCCGCCGTGGGGCCCCGACAAGATCACGGACGATGGGCGTGAGCAGCTTCGGGCGCTCGGGTTCAACGTCTGA
- a CDS encoding non-heme iron oxygenase ferredoxin subunit: protein MTTYVRVCGLSELEEDTPKRVELDGTPVSVVRTEGEVFAIHDICSHANVSLSEGEVEDCQIECWLHGSAFDLRTGKPSGLPATRPVPVYPVKIEGDDVLVSLTQES, encoded by the coding sequence ATGACGACCTACGTACGCGTCTGTGGGCTGAGCGAGCTGGAGGAGGACACCCCGAAGCGGGTGGAACTCGACGGCACGCCGGTCTCGGTCGTCCGTACCGAGGGGGAGGTGTTCGCCATCCACGACATCTGCTCCCACGCGAACGTCTCGCTCTCCGAGGGCGAGGTGGAGGACTGCCAGATCGAGTGCTGGCTGCACGGCTCCGCGTTCGACCTCCGTACCGGCAAGCCGTCCGGCCTTCCCGCGACGCGCCCCGTCCCCGTATACCCCGTAAAGATCGAAGGGGACGACGTGCTCGTCTCCCTCACCCAGGAGTCCTGA
- a CDS encoding cysteine desulfurase yields MTQLPGLLDTEAIRKDFPILDRQVHDGRKLVYLDNAATSQKPRQVLDALNEYYERYNANVHRGVHVLAEEATALYEGARDKVAEFINAPSRDEVIFTKNASESLNLVANMLGWADEPYRVDHETEIVITEMEHHSNIVPWQLLAQRTGAKLKWFGLTDDGRLDLSNIDEIITEKTKIVSFVLVSNILGTVNPVETIIRRAQEVGALVCIDASQAAPHMPMDVQALQADFVAFTGHKMCGPTGIGVLWGRQELLEDLPPFLGGGEMIETVSMHSSTYAPAPHKFEAGTPPIAQAVGLGAAIDYLNSIGMDKILAHEHALTQYAVQRLQEVPDLRIIGPTTAEDRGAAISFTLGDIHPHDVGQVLDEQGIAVRVGHHCARPVCLRYGIPATTRASFYLYSTPAEIDALVDGLEHVRNFFG; encoded by the coding sequence GTGACACAGCTGCCGGGCCTCCTCGACACAGAGGCGATCCGCAAGGACTTCCCGATCCTGGACCGTCAGGTCCACGACGGCAGGAAGCTTGTGTACCTGGACAACGCGGCGACCTCGCAGAAGCCGCGCCAGGTGCTGGACGCCCTGAACGAGTACTACGAGCGCTACAACGCCAACGTCCACCGCGGTGTGCATGTGCTCGCCGAGGAGGCCACGGCGCTGTACGAGGGCGCGCGTGACAAGGTCGCCGAGTTCATCAACGCGCCCAGCCGCGACGAGGTGATCTTCACCAAGAACGCCTCGGAGTCGCTGAACCTCGTGGCGAACATGCTGGGCTGGGCCGACGAGCCCTACCGGGTGGACCACGAGACCGAGATCGTCATCACGGAGATGGAACACCACTCCAACATCGTGCCGTGGCAGCTGCTGGCGCAGCGCACGGGCGCGAAGCTGAAGTGGTTCGGCCTGACCGACGACGGCCGCCTCGACCTGTCCAACATCGACGAGATCATCACCGAGAAGACGAAGATCGTCTCCTTCGTGCTGGTGTCGAACATCCTGGGCACGGTCAACCCGGTCGAGACGATCATCCGCCGCGCTCAGGAAGTCGGTGCTCTCGTCTGCATCGACGCCTCCCAGGCCGCCCCGCACATGCCGATGGACGTACAGGCCCTCCAGGCCGACTTCGTGGCCTTCACCGGCCACAAGATGTGCGGCCCGACGGGCATAGGGGTGCTGTGGGGCCGCCAGGAACTCCTGGAGGACCTGCCCCCCTTCCTCGGCGGCGGCGAGATGATCGAGACCGTGTCGATGCACTCGTCGACCTACGCTCCCGCCCCGCACAAGTTCGAGGCGGGCACGCCCCCGATCGCGCAGGCGGTCGGTCTCGGCGCGGCGATCGACTACCTCAACTCGATCGGCATGGACAAGATCCTCGCCCATGAGCACGCGCTCACCCAGTACGCGGTGCAGCGGCTGCAGGAGGTCCCCGACCTGCGGATCATCGGCCCCACCACGGCCGAGGACCGGGGCGCGGCGATCTCCTTCACGCTCGGCGACATCCACCCGCACGACGTCGGCCAGGTACTGGACGAACAGGGCATCGCGGTCCGGGTGGGCCACCACTGCGCCCGCCCGGTCTGCCTGCGGTACGGAATTCCTGCGACCACGCGAGCGTCGTTCTATCTGTACTCCACGCCGGCCGAGATCGACGCTCTGGTGGACGGCCTGGAGCACGTACGGAACTTCTTCGGCTGA